One window of Botrimarina mediterranea genomic DNA carries:
- the ppnP gene encoding pyrimidine/purine nucleoside phosphorylase — MPQEFSGVTVVVPANVYFDGKVTSRTIKFADGTTKTLGLMQPGEYEFGTDKPELMEITAGKLGVQLAGEMEWKEYNGGESFNVPGNSKFQVRASEVTDYVCSYLEG; from the coding sequence ATGCCCCAAGAGTTCTCCGGCGTCACCGTCGTCGTCCCCGCCAACGTCTACTTCGACGGCAAGGTCACCAGCCGCACGATCAAGTTCGCCGACGGCACGACGAAGACCCTCGGCCTGATGCAGCCGGGCGAGTACGAGTTCGGCACGGACAAGCCCGAGTTGATGGAGATCACCGCCGGCAAGCTCGGCGTGCAACTAGCGGGCGAGATGGAGTGGAAGGAGTACAACGGCGGCGAGTCGTTCAACGTGCCGGGGAATTCAAAGTTCCAGGTGCGGGCGAGTGAGGTGACGGATTATGTGTGCTCGTACTTGGAGGGGTGA
- the nhaD gene encoding sodium:proton antiporter NhaD, with protein MYFLVAAIFILGYFAIVFEHQLGIDKAAAALVTGVLCWTLYMFSGVTPEDGHHALLENFSEISSILFFLLGAMTIVEVVDVHGGFNAITDRIQTKSLRTLLWIVAWLSFFLSAVLDNMTTSIVMISLLRKLIADKEQRWLFAGVVIIAANAGGAWSPIGDVTTTMLWIGNQITTGAIISKVFFPSVVSLVVPLVGLSMVMKGELQRPKRADNTEHTPPLSKTDTLMVLIAGVGGLLFVPVFKTITHLPPFMGMMLSLGVLWLLVDTLHRRKTSDLRKNLAIAHVLRRVDVPSVLFFLGILLAVAALQTGGQLSDLATLLDQSVGTETETGVLIIGGLIGALSSIVDNVPLVAAAMGMYPIDEAGFFAQDGLFWEYLAYCAGTGGSILIVGSAAGVAVMGLEKIPFLWYLRNVSALALVSYLSGISVYVIMHGFWGVAAP; from the coding sequence ATGTACTTCCTCGTTGCGGCAATCTTCATCCTGGGATACTTCGCCATTGTCTTCGAGCACCAGCTCGGCATCGACAAGGCGGCCGCGGCCCTAGTGACGGGCGTCCTCTGCTGGACGCTGTACATGTTCAGCGGCGTCACGCCCGAGGACGGCCACCACGCCCTGCTAGAGAACTTCTCGGAGATCTCCTCCATCCTGTTCTTCCTGCTGGGGGCGATGACGATCGTCGAGGTCGTCGACGTCCACGGCGGCTTCAACGCGATCACCGACCGCATCCAGACCAAGAGCCTCCGCACGCTGCTGTGGATCGTCGCTTGGTTGTCGTTCTTTCTCTCGGCGGTGCTCGACAACATGACGACCTCGATCGTCATGATCTCGTTGCTACGGAAGCTCATCGCCGATAAAGAGCAGCGGTGGCTATTCGCGGGCGTCGTGATCATCGCCGCCAACGCCGGCGGCGCCTGGTCACCGATCGGCGACGTCACCACGACGATGCTCTGGATCGGCAATCAGATCACCACCGGCGCGATCATCTCGAAGGTCTTCTTCCCCTCGGTGGTGTCGCTCGTCGTGCCGCTCGTGGGACTGTCGATGGTCATGAAAGGCGAGCTCCAACGGCCAAAACGCGCCGACAACACCGAACACACGCCCCCCCTCTCGAAGACCGACACCCTGATGGTGCTCATCGCCGGCGTCGGTGGCCTGCTATTCGTGCCGGTCTTCAAGACCATCACGCACTTGCCGCCATTCATGGGCATGATGCTCAGCCTCGGCGTGCTTTGGCTGTTGGTCGATACGCTCCACCGCCGCAAGACCAGCGATCTCCGTAAGAACCTCGCCATCGCCCATGTGCTCCGTCGGGTGGACGTGCCGAGCGTGCTGTTCTTCCTCGGCATTCTGTTGGCGGTCGCCGCGCTACAGACGGGCGGCCAGCTAAGCGACCTGGCGACCCTGCTCGACCAGTCGGTCGGCACCGAGACCGAGACGGGCGTCCTCATCATCGGCGGTCTGATCGGGGCCCTCTCGTCGATCGTCGACAACGTGCCGCTGGTGGCCGCCGCGATGGGCATGTACCCAATCGACGAGGCCGGCTTCTTCGCCCAGGACGGGCTCTTCTGGGAGTACCTCGCTTACTGTGCCGGCACCGGCGGCAGCATCCTGATCGTCGGCTCCGCGGCGGGCGTCGCTGTGATGGGCCTCGAGAAGATCCCGTTCCTCTGGTACCTGCGGAACGTCTCCGCCCTTGCTCTGGTGAGCTACCTCAGCGGCATCTCGGTTTACGTAATCATGCACGGCTTCTGGGGCGTCGCCGCTCCGTAG
- a CDS encoding DUF5615 family PIN-like protein: MSVHVLVDMNLTPNWVGYFATHGIDSTHWSTVGDPAAPDTELMEWARINHAAIFTYDLDFGTALALTGAAGPSVIQLRGRDVLPSQAGSTVVKVLQKYAAEIEAGALVVIDETRLRVRILPLGD; this comes from the coding sequence ATGAGCGTTCATGTCCTGGTTGATATGAATCTCACACCCAACTGGGTTGGGTACTTCGCCACGCATGGAATCGACTCCACTCACTGGAGCACCGTCGGCGATCCAGCGGCGCCCGACACCGAACTGATGGAATGGGCGCGGATCAATCACGCCGCCATCTTTACCTACGACCTCGACTTTGGAACTGCGCTCGCGCTGACCGGCGCCGCTGGTCCTAGCGTCATCCAGCTACGAGGCCGCGACGTTTTGCCGTCGCAAGCCGGTTCCACTGTCGTCAAGGTCTTGCAGAAGTACGCGGCTGAGATTGAGGCTGGCGCACTGGTTGTTATCGACGAGACACGGCTTCGTGTGCGGATCTTGCCGTTAGGCGACTGA
- a CDS encoding heavy-metal-associated domain-containing protein produces the protein MKRHLVWLVMAAIGCGGAPSSSVTTSGTSEMTTSVVFNAEDAPVVEFEAPVMHCEACAATIVEALKNKPGVVDAKADPESKIVTVAVEEASFEPQTVIAAIEDAGYGEATLVEEVAPIEGEKPSDNAG, from the coding sequence ATGAAACGCCATCTCGTTTGGCTGGTAATGGCGGCCATCGGTTGCGGCGGCGCGCCGTCGTCGAGCGTCACGACGTCAGGCACCTCGGAGATGACCACGAGCGTGGTCTTCAACGCCGAGGACGCGCCCGTCGTTGAGTTCGAAGCGCCCGTCATGCACTGCGAGGCCTGCGCCGCGACGATCGTCGAAGCGTTGAAGAACAAGCCGGGCGTCGTCGACGCCAAGGCGGACCCCGAGTCGAAAATCGTCACGGTCGCGGTCGAGGAAGCGTCCTTCGAGCCGCAGACGGTGATCGCCGCGATCGAAGACGCCGGCTACGGCGAGGCGACGCTGGTCGAAGAGGTCGCGCCGATTGAAGGTGAGAAGCCGTCGGACAACGCGGGCTGA
- a CDS encoding MFS transporter, protein MTHHDQPLPPAAPSESEALPTSTRVAEALPPLMQDRSFWGMTATQFLGAFNDNLFKQLMLLLATPTAVEIAAAAARGETEPDRQAEAMIVFATAILLFTGIAGWLADKTSKRTLIIGSKVAEIVVMAIGMIGFLMYGSIGFGGMLVVLFLMGMQTAFFGPPKYGILPETIHDRDLPTANGIFLMFTFVAIIFGTVLAGALGSNPATVWRGSAVCILIAVLGTATSLLTRRVPPANPGMQMRWYDWLVPPESIALLRKDRELLMALMVTSSFWLLSSIVSQAVNSLGKSQLGLDDLHTSILTATLGVGIPIGCLIGGRLSAGRINPRVVAVGAMGIVISLGLMSLRGGEKDHLLGFYGSIPVLIIAGISTGVFIVPIQVAVQALPPANEKGRIIALMNQVNWIGIILGAVIFKASVTFCETWNQPRNTAFAVGALVMLPIALFYRPKERSLGD, encoded by the coding sequence ATGACGCACCACGACCAGCCGCTGCCGCCCGCCGCCCCTTCCGAATCCGAGGCGCTGCCGACCTCGACCCGCGTAGCCGAGGCCCTGCCCCCGCTGATGCAGGACCGATCGTTCTGGGGCATGACCGCGACGCAGTTCCTCGGCGCCTTCAACGACAACCTCTTCAAGCAGCTGATGCTGCTCCTGGCGACGCCAACGGCCGTCGAGATCGCCGCCGCCGCCGCCCGCGGCGAGACGGAGCCCGATCGCCAGGCCGAGGCGATGATCGTCTTCGCCACCGCAATCCTGCTCTTCACCGGAATCGCGGGGTGGCTTGCTGACAAGACGAGCAAGCGGACGCTGATCATCGGCTCGAAGGTCGCCGAGATCGTCGTCATGGCGATCGGCATGATCGGCTTCCTGATGTACGGCTCGATAGGCTTCGGCGGGATGCTTGTCGTGCTCTTCTTGATGGGGATGCAGACGGCGTTCTTCGGCCCTCCCAAGTACGGCATCCTCCCCGAGACGATCCACGACCGCGACCTGCCGACCGCCAACGGCATCTTCTTGATGTTCACCTTCGTGGCGATCATCTTCGGCACCGTGCTCGCAGGAGCGCTGGGGTCGAACCCCGCCACGGTCTGGCGCGGGTCGGCTGTCTGTATCCTCATCGCCGTACTCGGCACGGCGACAAGCCTGCTGACACGCCGTGTGCCGCCCGCGAACCCCGGCATGCAGATGCGTTGGTACGACTGGCTCGTGCCGCCCGAGTCGATCGCCTTGTTGCGTAAGGACCGGGAACTACTCATGGCGCTAATGGTCACGAGCAGCTTCTGGCTCTTGAGCAGCATTGTATCGCAGGCGGTGAACTCGTTGGGCAAGTCGCAGTTGGGCCTCGACGATCTACACACCAGCATTCTCACGGCGACGCTCGGCGTGGGCATCCCGATCGGCTGCCTGATCGGCGGCAGGCTGTCCGCCGGCCGCATCAATCCGCGCGTCGTCGCGGTGGGCGCCATGGGCATCGTAATCAGCCTCGGGCTGATGAGCCTTCGCGGCGGAGAGAAGGATCATCTCTTGGGCTTCTACGGCAGCATCCCGGTGCTGATCATCGCCGGCATCAGCACGGGCGTCTTCATCGTGCCGATCCAAGTGGCGGTGCAGGCCTTGCCGCCGGCCAACGAGAAGGGCCGGATCATCGCCCTGATGAACCAAGTGAACTGGATCGGCATCATCCTCGGCGCCGTGATCTTCAAGGCGTCGGTAACGTTCTGCGAGACCTGGAACCAACCCCGCAACACGGCGTTCGCCGTCGGCGCCCTGGTGATGCTGCCAATCGCGCTGTTCTACCGGCCGAAGGAGCGGAGTTTGGGTGATTGA
- the thiC gene encoding phosphomethylpyrimidine synthase ThiC codes for MTQYEFARAGEITPAMEYVAKRERLSAETIRDEVARGRMVIPANTVHLAGALEPMAIGVGAKCKVNANIGNSAVTSDIDGELEKLHTAVHFGADTVMDLSTGKNIDGIRKAIIGASPVPIGTVPIYQMLEELGGDIEDMTAQHFLDMVEHQAKQGVDYMTVHCGVMLEHLHLAMNRVTGIVSRGGSLIAKWMMAHRQQNPLYEAFDDLCDIMRQYDVTWSLGDGLRPGSIADASDAAQFAELDVLGELTKRGRERGTQVMVEGPGHIPLDQIQMNMERQAEVCDGAPFYVLGPLVTDIAPGYDHITSGIGAALAGWHGAAMLCYVTPKEHLGLPEKEDVKQGMIAYKIAAHAADVARKRPGAQDRDDALSKARFEFDWNEQFRLALDPETARAYHDQTLPQDTFKSAHFCSMCGPKYCSMKITQDIQKMAADGELVQLAAPATAE; via the coding sequence ATTACGCAGTACGAGTTCGCCCGCGCTGGCGAGATCACCCCCGCCATGGAGTACGTGGCGAAGCGTGAGCGGTTGTCCGCCGAGACAATCCGCGACGAGGTCGCCCGCGGTCGGATGGTGATCCCCGCCAACACCGTGCACCTCGCCGGCGCGCTCGAGCCGATGGCGATCGGCGTCGGCGCCAAGTGCAAGGTGAACGCCAACATCGGCAACTCGGCCGTCACCAGCGACATCGACGGTGAGCTCGAGAAGCTCCATACGGCGGTGCACTTCGGCGCCGACACCGTGATGGACCTCTCGACTGGCAAGAACATCGACGGGATCCGCAAGGCGATAATCGGCGCGTCGCCCGTCCCGATCGGGACGGTGCCGATCTACCAGATGCTCGAAGAGCTCGGCGGCGACATCGAGGACATGACCGCCCAGCACTTCCTCGACATGGTCGAGCACCAGGCCAAGCAGGGCGTCGATTACATGACGGTCCACTGCGGCGTGATGCTCGAGCACTTGCACCTAGCGATGAACCGGGTGACGGGCATCGTCAGCCGCGGCGGCTCGCTGATCGCCAAGTGGATGATGGCCCACCGCCAGCAGAACCCACTCTACGAGGCGTTCGACGACCTCTGCGACATCATGCGTCAGTACGACGTGACGTGGAGCCTCGGCGACGGACTGCGTCCCGGCTCAATCGCAGACGCCAGTGACGCCGCGCAGTTCGCTGAACTCGACGTGCTCGGTGAGCTCACCAAGCGCGGCCGCGAACGTGGCACGCAGGTCATGGTCGAGGGCCCGGGGCACATCCCGCTCGACCAGATCCAGATGAACATGGAGCGGCAGGCCGAGGTCTGCGACGGCGCGCCGTTCTACGTGCTCGGCCCGCTGGTGACCGACATTGCGCCGGGCTACGACCACATCACCAGCGGCATCGGCGCCGCCCTCGCAGGCTGGCACGGCGCGGCGATGCTGTGCTACGTCACGCCAAAGGAGCACCTCGGCCTTCCTGAGAAAGAAGACGTCAAGCAGGGCATGATCGCCTACAAGATCGCCGCCCACGCCGCCGACGTCGCCCGCAAGCGCCCCGGCGCCCAGGACCGTGACGATGCGCTGTCGAAAGCGCGGTTTGAGTTCGACTGGAACGAGCAGTTCCGTCTGGCGCTCGACCCCGAGACGGCCCGCGCGTACCACGACCAAACGCTGCCGCAAGACACCTTCAAGAGCGCCCACTTCTGCAGCATGTGCGGGCCGAAGTACTGCTCGATGAAGATCACGCAGGACATCCAGAAGATGGCGGCCGACGGCGAGCTCGTGCAACTCGCCGCGCCCGCCACGGCGGAGTGA
- a CDS encoding NAD(P)-dependent oxidoreductase, with the protein MPPPSPIANLGPDASIGPVAYIGVGIMGAGMARNLLKAGVSVYAANRTRAKAEALVGDGAKVVDSAAEAIAAGCRVVFVNVPDTPDVEAVLFGETGVTAADASLVKGLVVVDHSTICPVATKGFAERLAEHGATLIDAPVSGGDVGACEGTLSIMCGGDRAAFDAVRPLLEHVGKRITHLGPAGSGQACKACNQVAVIGVLSGVCEALALAKASGLDLQQVVEVVSAGAGGSWQLANLGPKIASGDHAPGFMIDLLLKDLRLVAGAAGTHDLPLPMTKLVETLYQSAAAAGAGREGTQALATVYERLGGFQYSE; encoded by the coding sequence ATGCCGCCCCCCTCCCCTATCGCGAACCTCGGCCCAGACGCGTCCATTGGCCCTGTCGCGTACATCGGCGTTGGCATCATGGGCGCCGGGATGGCGCGGAACCTGCTCAAGGCGGGGGTGAGCGTCTACGCCGCGAACCGCACCCGAGCGAAAGCCGAAGCCCTCGTTGGTGACGGCGCGAAAGTCGTCGATTCGGCCGCCGAGGCGATCGCTGCCGGTTGCCGGGTGGTGTTCGTCAACGTGCCCGACACGCCCGACGTCGAGGCGGTTCTGTTCGGCGAGACCGGCGTCACGGCGGCCGACGCTTCGCTGGTGAAGGGCCTTGTGGTTGTCGATCATTCGACGATCTGCCCGGTCGCGACCAAGGGGTTCGCCGAACGGCTGGCCGAGCATGGCGCCACGCTGATCGACGCGCCGGTCTCGGGGGGCGACGTGGGCGCGTGCGAAGGGACGCTGTCGATCATGTGCGGCGGCGATCGGGCGGCGTTCGACGCGGTGCGGCCGCTGCTCGAGCACGTCGGCAAACGGATCACGCACCTCGGCCCCGCCGGCAGCGGTCAGGCGTGCAAGGCGTGCAACCAAGTGGCGGTCATCGGCGTGCTGTCGGGCGTGTGCGAGGCACTGGCGCTCGCGAAGGCGAGCGGGCTCGACTTGCAGCAGGTTGTTGAGGTCGTTTCGGCGGGCGCCGGAGGATCGTGGCAACTGGCGAACTTGGGCCCGAAGATCGCCAGCGGTGATCACGCCCCCGGCTTTATGATCGACCTGTTGCTCAAGGACCTGCGGCTGGTGGCCGGCGCCGCGGGGACGCACGACTTGCCGCTGCCGATGACCAAGCTCGTCGAGACGCTCTACCAATCCGCCGCCGCGGCGGGTGCGGGGCGTGAGGGGACGCAGGCCCTGGCGACGGTGTACGAACGGCTGGGCGGCTTTCAGTACAGCGAGTGA
- a CDS encoding helix-turn-helix domain-containing protein, whose product MSTAVFTPKQIAQALGVSESSVKRWVDSGRLPAAKTAGGHRKVPLPSIAKFIRETGHQLAEPAVLGMVATSRGAALESAVDELFAAMVVGNEPACRELVLSFYQRGESIAALGDRLIGPAFRRVGDGWAAGTVAVHQERRSCEVMMATLHELRRWLAAPADDAPLALVATPSLDFSEAPPRLVELALLAEGWLVEMAGSGLPLSEIADIVDKRKPLLACLSVTHLESDADAFVAELNAMAEAAPMIDGRRCQYAVGGTAIDDDVRSRLRCGLVGSSLQELIDFQQSLHANH is encoded by the coding sequence ATGTCCACGGCGGTATTCACCCCGAAGCAGATCGCCCAAGCGCTCGGCGTCAGCGAGTCGTCGGTGAAGCGGTGGGTCGATAGCGGCCGACTGCCGGCGGCGAAGACGGCGGGCGGGCATCGCAAGGTGCCGCTACCGAGCATCGCCAAGTTCATCCGCGAAACGGGCCATCAGCTCGCCGAACCCGCCGTGCTCGGCATGGTGGCGACCTCGCGCGGGGCAGCGCTCGAGTCGGCCGTCGACGAGCTTTTCGCGGCGATGGTGGTGGGCAACGAGCCGGCGTGCCGTGAGTTGGTGCTGTCGTTCTACCAGCGCGGCGAATCGATCGCTGCGCTCGGCGACCGGTTGATTGGCCCGGCGTTTCGGCGCGTCGGCGACGGCTGGGCTGCGGGCACGGTCGCGGTGCATCAAGAGCGGCGCAGCTGCGAGGTCATGATGGCGACGCTGCACGAGCTGCGTCGCTGGCTCGCAGCGCCGGCGGACGACGCGCCGCTCGCGCTAGTGGCGACGCCGTCGCTGGATTTTTCCGAGGCGCCGCCGCGGCTGGTCGAGTTGGCGCTGCTGGCCGAGGGCTGGCTGGTCGAGATGGCGGGCAGCGGCCTGCCGCTTAGCGAGATCGCCGACATTGTCGACAAACGCAAGCCGCTGCTGGCGTGCCTGAGCGTCACGCACCTGGAGAGCGACGCCGACGCGTTCGTCGCCGAGCTCAACGCCATGGCCGAAGCGGCGCCGATGATCGACGGCCGACGCTGTCAGTACGCGGTCGGCGGCACGGCGATCGATGACGACGTCCGATCACGGCTGCGCTGCGGCTTAGTCGGTTCGTCGCTGCAAGAGCTGATCGACTTTCAGCAATCACTCCACGCCAACCATTAA
- a CDS encoding phosphatidate cytidylyltransferase — protein sequence MPHLTNWAFAAVVVVLLGMATFVGWGLGRQPQWGLNPAAIEAFNRRVRSWWVICTLLAIALLSPTITVVLFGLISFASLREFITLTPTRHSDHRALFWVFFFFLPLQYVLVAYNAYDAFAVMIPVFALVFIPTRIAIAGDPKRFLERVAKIQVGLLICVYNLSYAPALLFLEAEGLTYSKNARLLFLLVLLSLLSEAVQFAWSRLYGRHVIAPAINQSRTWEGFLGSSATIALVGAALHSVGATPFETLWQAAVASLLVAVMGFAGAMTLSAVKRDRRVQDYGALTEGQPGVLDRADALCFAAPVFYHVTKWFLS from the coding sequence ATGCCTCACCTCACCAACTGGGCGTTCGCCGCGGTCGTCGTCGTCCTGTTGGGGATGGCGACCTTCGTGGGTTGGGGCCTCGGGCGCCAACCGCAGTGGGGGCTCAACCCCGCGGCCATCGAAGCCTTCAACCGCCGCGTGCGCAGCTGGTGGGTGATCTGTACCCTGCTGGCGATCGCGCTGTTGAGCCCGACCATCACCGTCGTGTTGTTCGGGCTGATCAGCTTCGCCAGCCTGCGCGAGTTCATCACGCTGACCCCTACCCGGCACTCGGACCACCGTGCGTTGTTTTGGGTCTTCTTCTTCTTCCTGCCGCTGCAGTACGTGCTGGTCGCCTACAACGCGTATGACGCGTTCGCGGTGATGATTCCGGTTTTTGCGTTGGTGTTCATCCCAACGCGGATCGCGATTGCCGGCGACCCGAAGCGATTCCTCGAACGAGTCGCCAAGATCCAGGTCGGCCTGTTGATCTGCGTCTACAACCTGAGCTATGCGCCGGCGCTGTTGTTCCTCGAAGCCGAGGGATTGACGTACAGCAAGAACGCCCGGCTGCTATTCCTACTCGTGCTGCTGTCGCTGCTCTCCGAGGCGGTGCAGTTCGCCTGGAGCCGGCTCTACGGCCGGCACGTGATCGCACCGGCGATCAACCAGAGCCGCACCTGGGAGGGTTTCCTAGGGTCGTCGGCGACGATCGCCTTGGTGGGGGCGGCGCTGCACTCGGTGGGCGCCACGCCCTTCGAGACACTGTGGCAAGCCGCGGTGGCGTCGCTCTTGGTGGCGGTGATGGGCTTCGCCGGCGCCATGACCCTGTCGGCCGTCAAACGCGACCGCCGCGTCCAGGACTACGGCGCCCTCACCGAGGGCCAACCCGGCGTGCTCGACCGAGCCGACGCGCTCTGCTTCGCGGCCCCGGTCTTCTATCACGTCACCAAGTGGTTCCTCTCGTGA
- a CDS encoding DUF433 domain-containing protein, whose product MNHHERITLDPAVMGGKPCVRGLRVTVATVLGLLASGHSREEVLAAYPYLTADDLDACLSYAAWRLEEREEVLVGP is encoded by the coding sequence ATGAATCATCACGAGCGAATTACGCTAGACCCGGCTGTCATGGGCGGCAAGCCCTGCGTCCGCGGCCTCCGTGTCACCGTCGCCACGGTTCTCGGGCTGCTCGCTTCAGGACACAGCCGCGAAGAAGTGCTGGCGGCTTACCCGTATCTGACGGCGGACGACCTCGACGCGTGCCTCTCGTACGCCGCGTGGCGCCTCGAAGAGCGTGAAGAAGTGCTCGTCGGCCCATGA
- a CDS encoding Imm21 family immunity protein, with product MPSKFRLLSDWIESNGGPLVLTSTQNAKAWRGGFWEDESSHYRAACNVKGWTGLILIEGHQFAVLNDLPLPTIAANVDDSTLLIRWLYAESDEELLGAAADWVSRFDSKSVPACEIELACRPGSLVIFDSAYDGTADHGGATFEIEYPAESIRTYMVEADEQTAFLVDRLV from the coding sequence ATGCCAAGCAAATTTCGATTGTTGTCCGATTGGATTGAATCGAACGGCGGCCCGTTGGTTCTCACCTCGACGCAGAACGCCAAAGCTTGGCGCGGAGGTTTCTGGGAAGACGAGTCGTCACATTACCGCGCGGCGTGTAACGTCAAGGGGTGGACCGGACTCATCCTCATTGAGGGCCACCAATTCGCTGTGCTGAATGACTTGCCCTTGCCAACGATCGCTGCGAATGTTGATGATTCAACCCTACTGATTCGCTGGTTGTATGCCGAGTCTGATGAAGAACTCTTGGGTGCGGCAGCAGATTGGGTGAGTCGTTTCGACTCTAAATCTGTGCCTGCGTGCGAGATCGAATTGGCTTGCCGACCTGGGTCGCTTGTTATTTTTGACTCAGCCTACGACGGGACAGCTGATCACGGCGGCGCGACATTCGAAATCGAGTACCCTGCCGAATCGATTCGCACCTACATGGTAGAAGCGGACGAACAAACGGCATTCCTGGTAGACCGGTTAGTCTGA
- a CDS encoding lysophospholipid acyltransferase family protein — protein sequence MSLALTLTDWFLTGLARLLSGPQVRWIDCQPDTCQRVYFANHTSHVDMVLVRTALPPECRAVTKPVAAHDYWSQGWLRPHLAKAFNAMLIDRKSVKVHQSPIDLMLKEMGDKYSVVIFPEGGRSDGQRVGEFKSGLYYLGKKRPDIELVPVHLHNMHRVLPRDEYLPIPLLATVTFGPPIWLEQDESKTDFLARARQAVLRLAPGDDE from the coding sequence ATGTCCCTCGCCCTCACGCTCACCGACTGGTTCCTCACGGGCCTCGCGCGCTTGCTCAGCGGGCCGCAGGTGCGTTGGATCGACTGCCAGCCGGACACGTGCCAACGCGTCTACTTCGCCAATCACACCAGCCACGTGGACATGGTGCTGGTGCGGACGGCGTTGCCGCCGGAGTGCCGGGCCGTCACCAAGCCCGTCGCCGCACACGACTACTGGAGCCAGGGCTGGCTCAGGCCGCATTTGGCGAAGGCGTTCAACGCGATGCTGATCGACCGCAAGAGCGTTAAAGTCCACCAGAGCCCGATCGACCTGATGCTCAAGGAGATGGGCGACAAGTACTCGGTCGTGATCTTCCCCGAAGGGGGCCGCTCCGACGGCCAGCGCGTCGGCGAGTTCAAGAGCGGGCTCTACTACCTGGGCAAGAAACGGCCCGACATCGAGTTGGTCCCGGTCCACCTCCACAACATGCACCGCGTCTTGCCGCGCGACGAGTACCTGCCGATCCCGCTGTTGGCGACGGTGACCTTCGGCCCGCCGATCTGGCTCGAACAAGACGAATCCAAAACCGACTTCCTGGCCCGAGCAAGACAAGCCGTCTTGCGACTCGCGCCGGGGGATGACGAATGA
- a CDS encoding glycosyltransferase, with protein MLRVASPLPVLFVQTSMPVGGAETLLVNLVRRMDREAFAPELVCLKQRGPLGDRLAEEGVPVHYNLLSGKFDLRVLPRLTALMRHRSIGAVVTVGAGDKMFWGRLAARAAGVPVVAAALHSTGWPDGVGRLNRMLTSITDAFIAVAEPHGRFLVDFEKFPASKVRVIPNGVDTERFTPTPHAMAIRDELGVGPTTPLVGILAALRPEKNHDLFLAAASRVLHAVPEAKFIVIGDGPERRHIEETATMLGLYDPLDPEASPLRMLGNRDDVPAVLAALDVLTLTSHNEANPVSILEAMSCGLPVVATNVGSVGESVIEGQTGYLVPAGDKRLLADRVIELLNEPLLAQELGEAGRVRVVERSSLDVMVGGYERLIAELYRQKTGREVQVTERTAPAEKVALAV; from the coding sequence ACCGCGAAGCGTTCGCGCCGGAGCTGGTCTGCCTCAAGCAGCGCGGACCGCTTGGCGACCGGCTCGCCGAAGAGGGGGTGCCGGTTCATTACAACCTGCTGTCCGGCAAGTTCGACCTGCGGGTCTTGCCGCGGCTGACGGCGCTGATGCGTCACCGCAGCATTGGCGCGGTCGTCACCGTCGGCGCGGGCGACAAGATGTTCTGGGGACGGCTTGCCGCGCGGGCGGCCGGCGTGCCGGTCGTCGCCGCGGCGCTGCACAGCACGGGCTGGCCCGATGGCGTTGGTCGCCTCAACCGGATGCTCACCTCGATCACCGACGCCTTCATCGCCGTCGCCGAGCCGCACGGCCGGTTCCTGGTGGACTTTGAGAAGTTCCCCGCGTCGAAGGTCCGCGTCATCCCCAACGGCGTCGATACCGAGCGCTTCACCCCCACGCCGCACGCCATGGCGATCCGCGACGAACTGGGCGTAGGACCAACCACACCGCTGGTGGGAATCCTTGCGGCGCTGCGCCCGGAGAAGAACCACGACCTGTTCCTCGCCGCCGCGAGCCGCGTCCTCCACGCCGTGCCCGAGGCGAAGTTCATCGTCATTGGCGACGGCCCCGAGCGGCGCCATATCGAAGAGACGGCGACGATGCTCGGTCTCTACGACCCGCTCGACCCCGAAGCGTCGCCGCTGCGGATGCTCGGCAATCGCGACGACGTGCCGGCCGTGTTGGCGGCGCTCGACGTGCTGACGCTCACGTCGCACAACGAGGCGAACCCGGTCTCAATTCTCGAAGCGATGAGTTGCGGCCTGCCGGTGGTGGCGACCAACGTCGGCTCGGTTGGCGAGTCGGTTATCGAAGGCCAGACGGGCTACCTCGTCCCGGCCGGCGACAAGCGGCTGCTGGCTGACCGTGTTATTGAGTTGCTCAACGAGCCGCTGCTCGCGCAAGAGCTGGGCGAAGCGGGCCGCGTACGTGTGGTCGAACGCTCGTCGCTCGACGTTATGGTCGGCGGTTACGAGCGATTGATCGCCGAGCTGTACCGCCAGAAGACGGGGCGCGAGGTGCAAGTCACGGAACGAACGGCGCCGGCCGAGAAGGTCGCGCTCGCCGTGTGA